In one window of Nitrospira sp. DNA:
- a CDS encoding hydrogenase → MSWLTPHISAQLVDLGSAMLLLTCFAIVAQRRLSACVDLFALQSLFLAMTAALVAFLTGARHIYVAAVLTVVVKVIVIPRVLRRVIERLNVTRELVMNVNVPASLLICGVLVMIAFFITQPIIPFGHLLTRDSLAIALAIVLIGFFTMIARQKAVTQMIAFLVMENGLFLGATAATYGMPLIVELGVFFDVLVAALIAGIYTNRLQDAFDSVDTTRLSELKE, encoded by the coding sequence GTGTCCTGGTTGACTCCCCATATCAGCGCTCAACTGGTGGATCTGGGTTCGGCGATGCTCCTCCTCACCTGCTTCGCCATTGTGGCCCAACGCCGGCTCTCGGCCTGCGTGGATCTCTTTGCGCTGCAATCGTTGTTTCTGGCCATGACCGCGGCATTGGTGGCCTTTCTTACCGGCGCGAGGCACATTTACGTTGCGGCCGTCCTGACCGTGGTGGTCAAGGTGATCGTGATCCCTCGCGTCCTGCGGCGCGTGATCGAGCGGCTCAACGTCACCCGCGAACTGGTCATGAACGTCAATGTGCCGGCAAGCCTGCTCATCTGCGGTGTGCTGGTGATGATCGCCTTTTTCATCACGCAGCCCATCATCCCGTTTGGACACCTCTTGACCCGTGACTCCCTGGCCATTGCCCTGGCCATCGTCCTGATCGGCTTCTTCACCATGATCGCACGGCAAAAGGCCGTCACCCAGATGATCGCCTTCCTCGTCATGGAGAATGGCCTCTTCTTGGGGGCGACCGCCGCGACCTACGGCATGCCGTTGATCGTGGAACTGGGCGTGTTCTTCGACGTGTTGGTCGCCGCCTTGATCGCCGGCATCTATACCAATCGGTTGCAAGACGCGTTCGACAGCGTGGACACCACCCGTCTCAGCGAGTTGAAGGAATGA
- a CDS encoding hydrogenase 4 subunit F: MTGDTATLAVSLLLIAPLVAGGLSLLISSSRRLHLVNLTSMGALVLAECAIGRIVLAQGSLTALGEIVYIDALSSVILFIIGLVGLACSLYMRSYMDDQVARGVIAPNRLNLFFFLFHMFLFAMVLATAANSLGVQWVAIEATTLATTFLIAFWRRRESLEAGWKYLILCSVGISLALFGVVLMYYSSLRVLGDVSSALNITQLQQVAAQLDPHILKLAFVFLFVGYGTKVGLVPMHSWLPDAYTEAPAPVAAMLAGVLETVAVYAILRSRGIVDQAVSPEFTGGLLALFGLVSFAIAAFFMLLQHNYKRMLAYSSIEHMGLAMVGFGVGGPLGTFGGLFHLVNHACAKSLAFFAAGNIHRRYKSVEIGEVRGLVTALPGSALALLVAGLALAALPPFSLFASEMQIVTALGTAGLPGEWGQPGTKGLVVILLLCGLVAFAGLLFRITGMVWGTAPQGVVQGEPWSAGHLALILLAAVLVGFCWVLPLPLHQLLETASAMLVAR; encoded by the coding sequence ATGACCGGGGATACCGCCACACTCGCCGTCAGCCTGCTCCTCATCGCGCCGCTGGTGGCCGGCGGGCTGAGTCTGCTCATTTCCTCGTCGCGCCGGCTTCACCTCGTCAACCTCACGAGCATGGGCGCTCTGGTCCTGGCTGAGTGCGCGATCGGGCGAATCGTCTTGGCGCAGGGCTCGCTCACCGCCCTCGGCGAGATCGTCTATATCGATGCCCTCTCTTCGGTGATTTTGTTCATTATCGGCCTCGTCGGCCTCGCCTGTTCGTTGTATATGCGCTCCTACATGGACGATCAGGTGGCGCGCGGCGTGATTGCGCCCAACCGGCTCAATCTGTTCTTTTTCCTCTTCCATATGTTTCTCTTCGCCATGGTTCTGGCAACCGCCGCCAACAGCCTCGGCGTGCAATGGGTGGCGATCGAAGCGACGACCCTGGCCACGACGTTTCTCATTGCGTTCTGGCGCCGGCGCGAGTCACTGGAGGCCGGATGGAAATATTTGATTCTCTGTTCCGTCGGCATCTCGCTGGCGCTGTTCGGCGTGGTGCTGATGTACTATTCCTCTCTGCGCGTCTTAGGCGACGTCAGTTCAGCGCTGAACATCACTCAGCTTCAGCAGGTGGCCGCGCAACTGGATCCTCACATATTGAAACTGGCGTTCGTCTTCCTGTTTGTCGGATACGGCACCAAGGTCGGGCTCGTGCCCATGCATAGCTGGCTGCCCGATGCCTACACGGAAGCGCCCGCCCCGGTTGCGGCGATGCTGGCGGGCGTCCTGGAAACGGTCGCGGTCTATGCGATTCTGCGGAGCAGGGGGATTGTCGATCAGGCGGTCTCTCCCGAATTCACCGGCGGCTTGCTGGCGTTGTTCGGACTCGTGTCCTTTGCCATCGCCGCGTTCTTTATGCTCCTGCAGCACAACTACAAGCGGATGCTGGCCTATTCCAGCATTGAACACATGGGGCTGGCGATGGTGGGATTCGGCGTCGGCGGTCCCCTCGGCACCTTCGGCGGGCTGTTCCATCTGGTGAATCATGCCTGCGCGAAGTCCCTGGCGTTCTTTGCGGCCGGCAACATTCACCGGCGGTATAAATCGGTGGAGATCGGCGAAGTGCGGGGGCTGGTCACGGCCCTGCCCGGATCTGCGCTGGCGCTGCTTGTCGCCGGATTGGCCTTGGCGGCATTGCCGCCGTTTTCGCTTTTTGCCAGCGAGATGCAGATTGTCACCGCGCTCGGGACAGCCGGGCTGCCGGGAGAGTGGGGGCAGCCGGGAACGAAAGGTCTGGTGGTGATCCTGCTGCTCTGTGGCCTGGTGGCCTTCGCCGGTTTGCTGTTTCGAATTACCGGCATGGTCTGGGGAACGGCCCCGCAAGGGGTCGTGCAGGGAGAGCCATGGTCTGCGGGGCACCTGGCGCTCATCCTGCTGGCGGCGGTACTCGTAGGGTTCTGTTGGGTGCTGCCGCTTCCGTTGCACCAGCTTCTCGAAACCGCCTCTGCCATGTTGGTGGCGCGCTAG
- a CDS encoding NADH-quinone oxidoreductase subunit H has translation MPLTLLQAIVVTAAQILVMLAAAPGIVGLIRKVKARFQCRCGASLFQPYADLAKLFRKQPVVSSTASWIFTATPYIVFASTVAAGLLVPVFASQVPLNFAGNIIALVYLLALGTFFLILAGLDAGSAFGGMGGSRESIIASLTEPAMIMAIFAIALTTGSTNLSTIVHKTALMEGIVTDPPPHLMALAALFIVTLAETSRVPVDNPATHLELTMIHEAMVLEYSGRYLALIEWASGIKLLVFLTLIANVFAPWGIATALTPAALAVGLAVYLMKVAGLAVVIGTMECMFAKMRLFRVTDLLGAAFILALLGLLFFYILRG, from the coding sequence GTGCCGCTCACACTTCTTCAAGCCATCGTCGTCACCGCGGCTCAGATTCTGGTCATGCTGGCTGCCGCGCCCGGCATCGTCGGCCTCATCCGAAAAGTGAAGGCACGGTTTCAGTGCCGCTGCGGGGCGAGCCTCTTCCAGCCCTACGCCGATCTCGCGAAACTGTTTCGCAAGCAGCCGGTTGTCTCCAGCACCGCGTCATGGATTTTTACGGCCACTCCGTACATCGTGTTTGCCTCGACAGTGGCAGCCGGACTGCTTGTCCCGGTCTTTGCCTCGCAGGTGCCGCTCAATTTCGCGGGCAATATCATCGCACTGGTCTATCTGCTGGCGCTGGGCACGTTCTTCCTCATCCTGGCAGGACTCGATGCCGGCTCCGCGTTCGGCGGGATGGGGGGCAGCCGTGAGTCGATCATTGCCTCGCTGACCGAACCGGCGATGATCATGGCCATTTTCGCGATCGCGCTGACCACCGGTTCCACGAATCTCAGCACGATCGTTCACAAGACTGCGCTGATGGAAGGGATTGTGACCGATCCGCCCCCGCATTTGATGGCGCTGGCCGCGCTCTTTATCGTGACCCTCGCCGAAACGAGCCGTGTCCCGGTGGACAATCCGGCGACTCATCTCGAACTCACGATGATTCATGAGGCCATGGTGCTGGAATATTCCGGCCGGTACCTGGCCCTTATCGAATGGGCCTCCGGTATCAAGCTCCTGGTGTTTTTGACGCTCATTGCCAACGTGTTTGCGCCCTGGGGCATCGCGACGGCGCTGACTCCCGCGGCCCTCGCAGTGGGATTGGCCGTCTATCTCATGAAAGTGGCCGGCCTGGCCGTCGTGATCGGCACGATGGAGTGCATGTTCGCCAAAATGCGTCTCTTCCGTGTCACCGACCTGCTCGGCGCCGCCTTCATCCTGGCGCTGCTCGGTTTGTTGTTCTTTTACATTTTGCGAGGCTGA
- the nuoB gene encoding NADH-quinone oxidoreductase subunit NuoB, which yields MFRILKKSLKTGIVTGRHPEPTEAIAPPTPECRAKALPFRKSLAIREVDTGSCNACEMELNALMNPVYDAERTGLHIAASPRHADALVVTGPVTVNMEKALKDVYRQTPDPKLVIALGDCAIHCGIFKGSYAVSGPVERHIPVDLRIPGCPPRPAEILRTLSELRQDEV from the coding sequence ATGTTTCGTATCCTCAAAAAGAGTCTGAAGACGGGAATCGTGACAGGCCGGCATCCGGAGCCCACTGAGGCCATTGCTCCGCCAACACCGGAGTGCCGCGCAAAAGCCCTGCCGTTCAGAAAGTCGCTGGCCATCCGTGAAGTGGACACCGGCTCATGCAACGCCTGCGAGATGGAGCTGAATGCCTTGATGAATCCCGTCTATGACGCCGAGCGGACCGGGCTGCATATCGCCGCGTCTCCGCGCCACGCCGATGCGCTCGTGGTGACGGGTCCCGTTACCGTCAACATGGAGAAGGCCCTGAAGGATGTCTATAGGCAGACGCCGGATCCGAAGCTGGTGATTGCCCTCGGCGACTGCGCCATTCACTGCGGGATATTCAAAGGGAGCTATGCCGTGAGCGGCCCTGTGGAGCGCCACATCCCTGTTGATCTCCGCATTCCCGGTTGTCCGCCGCGCCCGGCAGAGATTCTCAGGACTCTTTCAGAATTGCGCCAGGATGAAGTGTAG
- a CDS encoding NADH-quinone oxidoreductase subunit C has product MPDRPSVEQLVHETFPGLRPDASAGGDLLRYRPDQAQLPGLVRLLHQTLHCRLALLFAVAHSAGSETYDIQYLFAQESRQPWILLTLELTGQERLFPSITPSVHAAQWYEREIRDLFGLIPHGHPDLRRLIRHEHWPKGAHPLKKDFAWDAVMGRQQGEYRFRRIDGEGVFEIPVGPIHAGIIEPGHFRFSVAGEPILQLEVRHFWKHRGGEKLFEQQRLTAAVPLAERISGDTTVGHGLAYCQAVETLMQLTAPRRARYLRSFFLELERLHNHLGDVGAICNDTAYALPHAHCSRMKERVMQLNDRLAGSRFLRGVLCVGGVAQDVERTLLADTVDEVSRIEQDFSELEAIIAANASLTDRLETTGVLTERIAWDHGVVGVVGRASGLDQDVRRDRPFAAYDELPVNVACYRYGDVRARVRVRMDEIHESIRLIREICRTIPDGPLTAAPNHSPRAGEWAISAVEGWRGEILSFVMAGEDGGIHRCKVRDPSFANWPAIQWAVVGNIIPDFPLINKSFNLSYAGNDL; this is encoded by the coding sequence ATGCCGGATCGTCCATCGGTTGAACAGCTGGTTCATGAAACGTTTCCCGGCCTAAGGCCGGACGCGTCAGCCGGCGGCGATCTGCTGCGATATCGCCCGGACCAGGCGCAGCTGCCGGGACTCGTCCGATTGCTCCATCAGACCTTGCACTGCCGCCTTGCGCTGTTGTTCGCCGTCGCTCACTCCGCCGGATCGGAGACCTATGACATTCAGTATCTGTTCGCGCAGGAATCCCGCCAGCCCTGGATTCTGCTGACACTGGAGCTCACCGGGCAGGAGCGTCTGTTTCCGTCGATCACGCCCTCTGTGCATGCGGCGCAGTGGTACGAACGGGAAATCCGGGATCTGTTCGGCCTCATCCCGCACGGGCACCCGGATCTCCGCCGCTTGATCCGGCACGAGCATTGGCCAAAGGGCGCGCACCCGCTGAAAAAAGACTTTGCCTGGGATGCCGTCATGGGGCGGCAGCAGGGGGAATATCGGTTTCGCCGTATCGACGGCGAAGGCGTGTTTGAAATTCCGGTCGGGCCGATCCATGCCGGCATCATTGAGCCGGGACACTTCCGCTTTTCTGTCGCCGGCGAACCGATTCTGCAACTCGAAGTGCGCCACTTCTGGAAACACCGAGGGGGCGAAAAGCTTTTTGAACAACAGCGGCTGACGGCCGCTGTGCCGCTGGCCGAGCGCATCTCGGGAGATACCACCGTGGGGCATGGCCTTGCCTATTGCCAGGCGGTCGAGACGCTGATGCAGCTCACCGCGCCGCGCCGCGCGCGTTATCTGCGCTCGTTCTTTCTGGAGTTGGAGCGGTTGCACAATCATCTCGGCGACGTCGGCGCCATCTGTAACGATACGGCCTATGCGCTGCCCCATGCCCACTGCAGCCGTATGAAAGAACGCGTCATGCAGCTCAATGACCGGCTGGCCGGATCGCGATTCCTGCGCGGCGTTCTCTGTGTCGGCGGGGTGGCCCAGGATGTTGAGCGAACGCTGCTCGCGGACACGGTGGACGAGGTGAGCCGGATCGAACAGGACTTTTCCGAGCTTGAGGCGATAATCGCTGCGAATGCCTCGCTCACGGATCGTCTGGAAACCACCGGGGTGCTGACGGAACGCATTGCCTGGGATCATGGGGTTGTCGGCGTGGTGGGCCGGGCCTCGGGGCTCGATCAGGATGTCCGCCGCGACCGGCCGTTTGCGGCCTACGACGAATTGCCCGTCAACGTTGCGTGCTACCGATACGGAGATGTCCGGGCGCGTGTGCGCGTGCGCATGGATGAGATCCACGAATCGATCCGCCTGATCCGCGAGATTTGCCGAACGATCCCGGACGGCCCGCTCACTGCTGCGCCGAATCACTCGCCGCGTGCTGGCGAATGGGCCATCTCGGCCGTGGAAGGGTGGCGGGGAGAAATTCTCTCCTTCGTGATGGCCGGGGAAGACGGAGGGATTCATCGCTGCAAGGTACGGGACCCGTCATTCGCGAACTGGCCCGCCATCCAGTGGGCGGTGGTGGGAAACATCATTCCCGATTTTCCGCTCATCAACAAAAGCTTCAATCTCTCGTATGCCGGTAACGATTTGTAA
- a CDS encoding PAS domain S-box protein, which yields MDREATLPPDERHNAPTDGHSPTPSGDAVSSAITRDIVTQLYANSTSGLIASAAFASVLVATHWSLIAHPVLLAWWNGMALLTIPRAFLISRFKTAGAGTAPPTWHTRHLAGVALSGIGWGAAGILLFTPASVEHQAFLSLILTGMVAGAAPIFAASRRTFLAFALPACLPIIGQFLLMGDSIHVAIGVAGLLFLGIMTGLVWTINKSLVRTFELSAERTQAETQLIDLFEHTHDLIQSVAPDGRLLFVNRAWRETLGYSSGEVEMLNIFDVLHPDGHDHCRHFMRRILAGEDIGLMEVIFLTKDGRTVIAEGQIDLRVEDGRPIATRGIFRDITGRKVAETRLRAVNQNLELLVTERTGKLRESEALHRNLVATVPGAVYEFQIDAAGRRAFPFMSQGITELIGLSPDECMADADAAFQRILPEALPAVEASISQSLESLSPWLHEFPATTPSGETKWLRGHSVPTRDSDGTTRWQGVLTDITARKQAEEALRASEERFRAAYYNAAIGMSICDLDGRLQEVNQALCHILGYSKQELLAKDFQSLTHPKDLPGNMDRIRRLLAGLDAHQVFEKRYVRKDGGIVWAQVGLSVIRDHNNAPSHLLAMVQDITERKQAESRLRTTQYAIDQATDCIFVIGSDSYFLDVNESACRRLGYSKQELLTKSVLDIDPDFSPAVWETFWSTFTQQKQLRIETRHRSKSGEIYPVEVVANYIEHEGKELDYAFVRDITERKRAEEALRESEALTKTVLNTLSPHIAVLDKQGLIIAVNESWTRFARENGGEKAGSLSVGANYLAACLPASTTKDDTTAQEARDGIQAVLNGSLAKYALEYTCDAPDTKRWFVMTVLPMTGAHQGVVISHENITERKQVELALQFLSSGIGHLSLDEFFQHMARHIAQAIGAEIGFVGKLLPTDAPCIRTIGFSIDGQMQPPMEYDLRHTPCEQVIGKHTAIFPDGVQHLFPQDQMLTDLGIASYAAVPLFDTNGRPIGHVGIMGRAPLRNTKQVEDLLRLFAVSAAVELERQRTEAKFHDLFEFSPDAVIMVNQQGLITLANRQAETLFGYRQEELTALPVERLMPESGRHGHIGLRERFLATATPRLMGAGRPDLQAQRKDGTVFPVDIGLSPIDTEEGRMVVATIRDITARKQAEAALKDSQDQIQQMQKMEALGQLAGGVAHDFNNILTAILGNAEIALLKSEAEHPAKQNLARILEAGQRASHVVQQILTFTRRQDVSRSVLTLAPVVQEAVTLLRATLPAGIELTATCEADTPHVLANTTQLHQVLMNLCTNAWHALEDQPGRITVALAPVTLSEPLHSLHATVLPGHYARLSVRDTGCGMPPETLARIFDPFFTTKPLGQGTGLGLSVVHGIMEGHHGAVLVESAPGQGTAFHLYFPAAEAPAQASEPRTTPQTNMPQRPCRVLYLDDEEMLVELVRALFEPLGYRITGCTKPAEALALVRADPDGFDAVVTDYNMPERSGLDVARELAQIRRTLPVVLVSGYLTPEDQAAALDAQVKEIIYKPTMLQELGTVLSRLLDRPPAA from the coding sequence ATGGATAGAGAAGCCACGCTACCGCCAGACGAACGGCACAATGCTCCCACAGACGGACACAGCCCCACTCCCTCTGGAGACGCGGTTTCATCGGCCATCACCCGCGACATCGTCACACAGCTCTACGCGAATTCGACCAGCGGCCTGATCGCCAGCGCGGCATTTGCCAGCGTCCTCGTCGCTACGCACTGGTCATTGATCGCTCACCCCGTGCTGCTCGCCTGGTGGAACGGCATGGCCCTGCTGACCATACCCCGGGCGTTCTTGATCAGCCGATTCAAGACCGCAGGCGCCGGCACAGCGCCACCCACATGGCACACAAGGCACCTGGCAGGGGTGGCGCTCTCCGGCATCGGGTGGGGTGCCGCCGGCATCCTGCTCTTCACGCCGGCCTCCGTCGAACACCAGGCGTTCCTCAGCCTGATTCTGACCGGCATGGTCGCCGGCGCCGCGCCCATCTTTGCCGCCAGCCGCCGCACCTTTCTCGCCTTCGCCCTGCCGGCCTGCCTCCCCATCATCGGCCAATTTCTCCTCATGGGCGACTCGATCCACGTAGCGATCGGCGTCGCAGGCCTTCTCTTCCTGGGGATCATGACCGGGCTGGTCTGGACCATTAACAAAAGCCTGGTGCGTACGTTCGAACTCAGCGCCGAACGCACCCAGGCTGAGACGCAACTCATCGACTTGTTTGAACACACCCACGATCTCATACAAAGCGTCGCGCCGGACGGGCGGCTCCTCTTCGTCAACCGGGCCTGGCGGGAAACCCTGGGGTATTCATCCGGCGAAGTCGAAATGCTGAACATCTTCGACGTGCTCCATCCCGATGGCCACGACCATTGCCGCCACTTCATGCGGCGCATCCTCGCCGGTGAAGACATCGGGTTGATGGAAGTGATCTTCCTGACAAAGGACGGCCGCACCGTGATTGCGGAAGGCCAGATAGACCTGCGCGTTGAGGATGGCCGGCCAATCGCCACACGAGGCATCTTCCGCGACATCACCGGGCGCAAAGTGGCCGAAACCCGCCTCCGCGCGGTCAACCAGAATCTCGAACTCCTCGTGACCGAACGCACCGGCAAGCTGCGCGAGAGCGAAGCGCTGCATCGGAATCTGGTGGCCACCGTGCCGGGCGCGGTCTACGAATTTCAGATCGATGCCGCCGGCCGGCGCGCTTTTCCCTTCATGAGCCAGGGCATCACCGAATTAATTGGGCTCTCGCCCGACGAATGCATGGCCGATGCCGACGCCGCCTTCCAGCGGATTCTCCCCGAGGCGCTGCCGGCCGTGGAAGCCTCCATTAGCCAGTCCCTCGAAAGCCTGTCGCCCTGGCTCCACGAATTCCCCGCGACCACCCCCTCCGGCGAAACCAAATGGCTGCGCGGCCATTCGGTGCCGACCCGGGACAGCGATGGCACCACCCGCTGGCAAGGCGTCTTGACCGATATCACCGCGCGCAAGCAGGCGGAAGAGGCGCTCCGGGCCAGCGAAGAGCGCTTCCGGGCCGCCTACTACAATGCCGCCATCGGCATGTCCATTTGCGATCTGGACGGCCGGCTACAGGAAGTGAACCAGGCGCTCTGCCACATCCTCGGCTATTCCAAGCAGGAGTTGCTTGCCAAAGATTTTCAGTCGCTCACCCATCCCAAGGATCTGCCCGGCAACATGGACCGGATTCGCCGGCTCTTGGCCGGCCTGGATGCGCACCAAGTCTTCGAGAAGCGGTATGTCAGAAAAGATGGCGGCATCGTCTGGGCCCAGGTGGGGCTCTCCGTCATCCGCGACCATAACAATGCCCCTTCCCATCTGCTGGCCATGGTCCAAGACATCACCGAACGCAAACAGGCGGAAAGCCGGCTGCGGACGACGCAATACGCCATCGACCAGGCAACGGACTGCATTTTTGTCATCGGCAGCGACAGCTATTTTCTCGACGTCAACGAATCGGCCTGCCGCCGCCTGGGCTACAGCAAGCAGGAACTCCTCACCAAATCGGTGCTGGACATCGATCCGGACTTTTCACCGGCGGTCTGGGAGACGTTCTGGAGCACATTCACGCAACAAAAGCAGCTGCGCATCGAAACCAGACACCGCAGCAAGTCCGGGGAAATCTATCCGGTCGAAGTCGTAGCCAACTACATCGAACATGAAGGCAAAGAGCTGGACTATGCCTTTGTCCGCGACATCACCGAACGCAAGCGGGCGGAAGAGGCCTTGCGCGAGAGCGAGGCTCTTACCAAAACCGTCTTAAACACCCTCTCGCCCCATATTGCCGTGCTTGACAAACAGGGCCTCATCATCGCCGTCAACGAATCTTGGACCCGCTTTGCGCGGGAAAACGGAGGGGAGAAGGCCGGCTCGCTTTCCGTCGGAGCGAATTATCTTGCCGCCTGCCTCCCTGCATCCACCACGAAGGACGATACGACCGCGCAGGAAGCGCGGGATGGCATTCAGGCTGTCCTAAACGGATCGCTCGCGAAGTATGCCCTGGAATACACCTGCGACGCGCCCGATACGAAACGCTGGTTTGTGATGACCGTGCTCCCCATGACGGGAGCGCACCAGGGCGTGGTCATCTCCCACGAGAACATCACCGAACGCAAGCAGGTCGAACTCGCGTTGCAGTTCCTCTCGTCGGGAATCGGCCATCTCAGCCTGGACGAATTCTTTCAACACATGGCGAGGCACATCGCCCAAGCCATCGGAGCGGAGATCGGTTTTGTGGGCAAACTCCTGCCCACGGATGCGCCGTGCATCCGGACGATCGGCTTTTCCATCGATGGGCAGATGCAGCCGCCAATGGAGTACGATCTGCGCCACACGCCCTGCGAACAAGTCATCGGCAAGCACACGGCCATTTTCCCGGACGGAGTGCAGCATCTGTTCCCGCAAGACCAAATGCTCACGGACCTGGGCATCGCCAGCTATGCGGCGGTCCCGCTCTTCGACACGAACGGCCGCCCCATTGGCCATGTGGGCATCATGGGCCGCGCCCCCCTGCGCAACACGAAGCAGGTGGAGGATCTCCTCCGGCTGTTCGCCGTGTCCGCAGCCGTGGAGTTGGAACGCCAGCGCACGGAAGCGAAATTCCACGACCTGTTCGAATTCTCGCCGGATGCCGTCATCATGGTGAATCAGCAGGGGCTCATCACGCTCGCCAACCGGCAAGCGGAAACGCTGTTCGGCTATCGCCAAGAGGAGCTGACCGCCCTGCCGGTGGAACGGCTGATGCCGGAATCAGGCCGCCATGGGCACATCGGACTCCGGGAACGGTTTCTCGCCACCGCCACCCCGCGCCTGATGGGGGCAGGACGGCCAGACTTGCAGGCGCAAAGAAAAGACGGCACGGTCTTCCCCGTTGACATCGGCCTCAGCCCCATCGACACGGAAGAGGGCCGGATGGTCGTGGCCACCATCCGCGACATTACCGCGCGCAAACAGGCGGAAGCGGCGCTAAAAGACTCGCAGGACCAGATCCAGCAAATGCAGAAGATGGAGGCCCTCGGCCAGCTGGCCGGCGGCGTCGCCCACGACTTCAATAACATCCTCACCGCCATTCTCGGCAATGCCGAAATCGCCCTTCTCAAGAGCGAGGCCGAGCATCCCGCCAAACAGAACCTGGCGCGGATTCTCGAAGCCGGGCAGCGGGCCTCCCACGTCGTGCAGCAAATTCTCACCTTTACCCGCCGGCAGGATGTCTCGCGATCGGTCCTGACACTGGCCCCCGTCGTTCAGGAAGCCGTCACCCTGCTGCGGGCCACCTTGCCCGCGGGCATCGAGCTGACCGCCACCTGCGAGGCCGATACCCCGCACGTACTGGCCAATACGACGCAGCTCCATCAAGTGCTGATGAACCTCTGCACCAACGCTTGGCATGCACTGGAAGACCAGCCTGGCCGCATCACCGTGGCCCTCGCTCCCGTGACCCTGTCGGAGCCCCTCCACAGCCTGCATGCGACGGTGCTGCCGGGACACTATGCCCGGCTCTCGGTGCGCGACACTGGCTGCGGCATGCCGCCGGAGACCCTGGCGCGCATCTTCGATCCTTTTTTTACTACCAAGCCGCTCGGGCAAGGCACGGGCCTCGGATTGAGCGTCGTCCACGGAATCATGGAGGGCCATCACGGCGCGGTCCTCGTGGAAAGCGCCCCCGGCCAGGGCACGGCCTTCCATCTCTACTTTCCCGCGGCAGAGGCGCCGGCCCAGGCGAGTGAACCCCGCACCACTCCGCAGACAAACATGCCCCAGCGCCCCTGCCGCGTGCTGTATCTGGATGACGAGGAGATGCTGGTGGAACTGGTGCGGGCGCTGTTTGAACCGCTGGGCTACCGGATCACCGGCTGCACCAAACCGGCCGAGGCGCTGGCGCTGGTGCGCGCCGACCCGGACGGATTCGATGCCGTGGTAACGGATTACAATATGCCGGAACGGTCCGGCCTCGATGTGGCGCGGGAACTGGCACAGATTCGCCGCACGTTGCCTGTGGTGCTGGTCTCGGGGTATCTGACGCCGGAAGACCAGGCCGCGGCCCTTGACGCCCAGGTCAAAGAGATTATTTACAAACCCACCATGTTGCAGGAATTGGGCACCGTCTTGTCTCGCCTCCTCGACCGCCCGCCGGCAGCCTAG